A DNA window from Gasterosteus aculeatus chromosome 16, fGasAcu3.hap1.1, whole genome shotgun sequence contains the following coding sequences:
- the LOC120833537 gene encoding LIM domain only protein 7 isoform X19: protein MEWREQSAVTCDEAYVEAQRWIEAVTKKRFWSDDFRSALENGVLLCDLINKIKPGLIRRVNRLPTPIAGLDNLNVFLKACRKLGLKEAQLFHPGDLQDLSTRVTVKHQETDRRLKNVLITIYWLGRRSQCGGFYDGSQLNLKAFEGLLGTALYKALQESSGPKSVSVRDSGFGDSWCAEREEPFQLREEGGGAGGHWRDDSRDSLDSLGSGTQSISSDITLKGSSEGCFSDTEADSFLGMADNKSALSYRRSVTLTPKASSQFNQFLPTKDKASAYVPAPLRKKRAERNEDNRRSWANPTYAEDGATLTRQQQVQESFDGSKSTSDIQVESSIARQARHEELQKYREQIKETEDKWQDDLSKWKNRRRSVNSDIVKKKEEREKIEESTTGSRRSKTFKEMQEERENKRNNSVGGRIGSLSYLDDEDVFDTPVASPRPRTLPARSYTIDTPYYSSESPEPPLREDQPPAAGRAAPPPAAVEALDSPAGSAATTATAPIAPSSPGLPRRSRPPAAPASSHRPVSERSGPVEAAAAVAAVSSSSALKRSPEPRLPLSGPQTEAVAPSSAPLYQQPAQPSSMDAKPPGVSRVPASLPRSYQRADSARLTSVVAPRPFGTQSSRLSSIPRAFTVDDPQKRVNGDAASKKTSVPSRYHQYMTSEDQSQSSSAHSTEGEEEEVEDEDKTESVPSTQSVSPVPAEAPDGPSPAKESSQEDFREKRISLNQKPNSSRDFGFQAAWDSTGARVSSIQPGSPAEMCQLQVGDEVLTVNGHQVAQMSYMDWKSCMEEALQEGSLIMDIRHYGRNNWDRDQPPMPFKSHKTINLTRMDHPMLLGSPEPNPPIASLDFTSRASVEKLPPTEAPAQPAPDVASNGVNGGLREQAVTMRSKDSEPLSLKNLKRRSEFFEKGGSESAMPDIPVPAITSTSGRWTFDPEEERKRQEKWQKEQERLLQEKYKRDQEKLQEEWLKDQEEVARSLDQQQPESLEVSGRGVGPTSPLSPVGQPTTPTWEEQERKRKEEQERKRKEEQERKRKEEQERQRQAEERRKRDEEELQLRRLQEERERKDREEEERKRREAEEEELRWQKRREEERRRHEALEQQRRERERAVVEQQQQQQWTKSKSSPQLDAEENPQKKGASVRPGGMVHQLLEEQARSAGHKEARSQRAASELEVERRNILNAMRYREPERVAGSGLGERKGQLSASQAELERQQILNEMKKKTPLLRDKSWIRQCAPTTNESNVPPMRRGESLDNLDASYNSWRSSWTPRSNSHGQSHARPNSALSGSTSLYGWGASGAQRPGSSTLTSASSMGSLRAGAGTPTAPWSRQSASPSPEPEAGPHQQHNRSVSGRKICTFCDTPLGKGAAMIIESLGLCYHLGCFKCIDCKCDLGGSAAGAEVRIRNKQLYCNTCYMQFKAGQPTTM, encoded by the exons GACAACCTCAACGTCTTCCTCAAAGCCTGCCGGAAGCTGGGACTAAAGGAGGCGCAGCTCTTCCACCCCGGAGATCTCCAGGACTTATCCACGAGGGTCACAGTCAA GCATCAAGAGACCGACAGGAGGCTGAAAAAT GTGCTGATCACCATTTACTGGCTTGGTAGAAGATCTCAGTGTGGCGGTTTCTATGACGGGTCCCAGCTGAATTTGAAGGCGTTCGAGGGCTTACTGGGCACTGCACTATACAAG GCTCTGCAGGAATCGTCCGGTCCAAAAAGCGTCAGCGTCAGAGACAGCGGTTTTGGAGACAGCTGGTGCGCAGAGCGAGAGGAGCCCTTCCagctgagagaggagggaggaggggcaggaggtCACTGGAGAGACGACTCCCGGGACAGCTTGGACTCCTTGGGCTCCGGAACCCAGAGCATCTCCTCTGACATCACTCTCAAAGGCAGCAGCGAGG GTTGTTTCAGCGACACCGAGGCCGACTCCTTCCTCGGCATGGCCGACAACAAGAGCGCTCTCAGCTACCGCCGGTCAGTAACCCTCACGCCAAAGGCCAGCTCCCAGTTTAACCAGTTCCTGCCCACCAAAGACAAAGCCTCGGCCTACGTGCCCGCTCCACTGAGGAAGAAACGGGCTGAGCGCAATGAGGACAACCGCCGCAGCTGGGCCAACCCCACCTACGCCGAGGACGGAGCCACGCTCACCAG ACAGCAGCAAGTGCAAGAGAGTTTCGACGG gAGTAAATCCACGAGCGACATCCAGGTGGAGTCCAGCATCGCCCGGCAGGCCCGCcacgaggagctgcagaagtACCGCGAGCAGATAAAGGAAACTGAGGATAAGTGGCAGGAT GACCTGAGCAAGTGGAAGAACCGGCGCAGGAGTGTCAACTCTGATAtagtgaagaagaaagaggagagggagaagatagAGGAGAGCACGACCGGCAGCAGAAGGTCCAAGACCTTCAAGGAGATGCAAGAAGAGAG ggaaaataaaagaaacaacagcgTTGGCGGTCGCATTGGATCTCTGTCTTACCTGGACGACGAGGACGTATTTGACACGCCGGTGGCTTCCCCTCGTCCCCGGACCCTCCCCGCCAGGAGCTACACCATTGACACTCCCTACTATTCTTCCGAGTCCCCCGAGCCTCCTCTGAGAGAGGACCAACCCCCAGCTGCTGGCAGGGCCGCTCCCCCTCCCGCCGCAGTCGAGGCTCTGGACAGTCCTGCCGGCAGCGCCGCCACTACCGCCACCGCCCCCATCGCCCCCAGCAGCCCCGGCCTCCCCCGCAGGTCCCGGCCTCCGGCGGCACCGGCGAGTTCTCATCGCCCAGTCTCAGAGCGCAGCGGCCCGgtcgaggcggcggcggcggtggccgCCGTCTCGTCTTCAAGCGCCCTGAAAAGGTCGCCCGAGCCGAGGCTCCCGCTGTCGGGCCCACAGACGGAGGCGGTGgccccctcctctgctcccctgtACCAGCAACCAGCACAGCCCAGCTCAATGGACGCCAAGCCTCCCGGGGTGTCTCGGgttcccgcctccctccccaggAGCTACCAGAGAGCAGATAGCGCTCGTCTGACCTCGGTTGTCGCGCCGCGGCCCTTCGGGACCCAGTCGTCACGCCTCAGCTCTATTCCCCGGGCCTTTACA GTGGATGACCCGCAAAAGCGCGTCAACGGCGACGCGGCTTCCAAGAAGACATCGGTGCCGAGCCGCTATCACCAGTACATGACCTCGGAGGATCAGTCTCAGTCCAGCTCGGCCCACAGCaccgagggagaggaagaggaggtggaggacgaggacaagACGGAGAGCGTCCCCTCCACTCAGAGCGTCTCCCCCGTGCCGGCCGAAGCCCCGGACGGTCCTTCTCCAGCCAAAGAGAGCAGCCAG GAGGACTTCCGCGAGAAGCGGATCAGCCTGAACCAGAAGCCCAACAGCAGCAGAGACTTTGGCTTCCAGGCGGCCTGGGACTCGACGGGAGCTCGCGTCTCGTCCATCCAGCCAG GAAGCCCGGCAGAAATGTGCCAGCTTCAGGTCGGGGACGAGGTGCTGACGGTGAACGGGCACCAGGTGGCACAAATGAGCTACATGGACTGGAAGTCCTGCATGGAGGAGGCCCTGCAGGAGGGCAGTCTGATTATGGATATACGCCATTACGGCAGGAACA ACTGGGACAGAGACCAACCTCCCATGCCATTTAAAAGCCATAAGACCATCAATCTGACCCGTATGGATCATCCGATGCTTCTAGGTTCCCCCGAGCCCAACCCCCCCATCGCCAGCCTGGATTTCACCTCACGCGCCTCCGTGGAGAAGCTGCCTCCCACAGAGGCCCCCGCCCAGCCAGCCCCC gacgTAGCTTCAAACGGCGTAAATGGAGGTTTGCGTGAGCAGGCGGTGACCATGAGGAGCAAAG ACTCAGAACCCTTATCTTTGAAAAACTTAAAACGGAGGTCAGAGTTTTTTGAAAAag GAGGATCCGAGTCTGCAATGCCAGAT ATTCCCGTCCCTGCGATCACGTCAACCTCCGGCCGCTGGACTTTCGACCCAGAAGAGGAGCGCAAAAGACAAGAGAAATggcagaaggagcaggagcgcCTTCTACAG GAGAAATATAAGCGCGACCAGGAGAAGTTACAGGAGGAGTGGCTGAAGGATCAGGAGGAGGTTGCCAGGAGTCTGGACCAACAACAG CCAGAGAGCTTGGAGGTGAGCGGGCGTGGCGTCGGCCCAacgtcccccctctctcccgtcGGCCAGCCCACCACTCCTAcgtgggaggagcaggagagaaagcggaaggaggagcaggagagaaagcggaaggaggagcaggagagaaagcggaaggaggagcaggagcgcCAAAggcaggcggaggagaggaggaagagggatgaggaggagctccagctgcggcggctgcaggaggagagggagaggaaggacagggaggaggaggagaggaagaggagggaggcggaggaggaggagctgaggtggcagaagaggagggaggaggagaggagacggcaTGAAGCTTTGGAGCAGCAGCGCAGGGAGCGTGAGAGAGCcgtggtggagcagcagcagcagcagcagtg GACAAAATCTAAATCCTCCCCCCAGCTTGATGCAGAGGAAAACCCTCAGAAAAAAG GCGCGTCTGTGAGGCCGGGGGGCATGGTtcaccagctgctggaggagcaggcgAGGAGCGCCGGCCACAAAGAGGCCCGGAGTCAGCGGGCGGCGTCcgagctggaggtggagaggaggaacaTCCTCAACGCCATGAGATACAGAGAGCCGGAGAGAG TGGCGGGCAGCGGGCTGGGAGAGAGGAAGGGTCAGCTGTCGGCCTCGCAGGCGGAGCTGGAGCGCCAGCAGATCCTGAacgagatgaagaagaagacccCGCTGCTGAGGGACAAAAGCTGGATCCGCCAGTGCGCCCCCACCACCAACGAGTCCAACGTGCCGCCCATGCGCAG AGGTGAGTCCCTCGACAACTTGGACGCCTCCTACAACTCGTGGCGCTCGTCCTGGACGCCCAGAAGCAACTCTCACGGCCAAAGCCACGCTCGGCCTAACTCGGCGCTCTCCGGCAGCACTTCCCTTTACGGCTGGGGGGCGTCGGGGGCCCAGCGGCCCGgctcctccaccctgacgtccGCCTCCTCCATGGGCTCCCTGCGCGCCGGGGCGGGAACCCCCACTGCCCCATGGTCCCGGCAGTCAGCGTCCCCCTCCCCAGAGCCGGAGGCAGGCCCCCACCAGCAACACAACAG GTCAGTGAGTGGCAGGAAAATCTGTACGTTCTGTGACACCCCGCTGGGAAAGGGAGCGGCCATGATCATCGAGTCCCTCGGGCTCTGTTATCATTTGGGCTGCTTTAAG TGCATCGACTGCAAGTGTGACCTCGGAGGGTCGGCAGCCGGCGCCGAGGTCAGAATACGAAACAAGCAGCTCTACTGTAACACCTGCTACATGCAATTCAAAG ctggccAGCCAACCACTATGTGA
- the LOC120833537 gene encoding LIM domain only protein 7 isoform X32: MEWREQSAVTCDEAYVEAQRWIEAVTKKRFWSDDFRSALENGVLLCDLINKIKPGLIRRVNRLPTPIAGLDNLNVFLKACRKLGLKEAQLFHPGDLQDLSTRVTVKHQETDRRLKNVLITIYWLGRRSQCGGFYDGSQLNLKAFEGLLGTALYKALQESSGPKSVSVRDSGFGDSWCAEREEPFQLREEGGGAGGHWRDDSRDSLDSLGSGTQSISSDITLKGSSEGCFSDTEADSFLGMADNKSALSYRRSVTLTPKASSQFNQFLPTKDKASAYVPAPLRKKRAERNEDNRRSWANPTYAEDGATLTRQQQVQESFDGSKSTSDIQVESSIARQARHEELQKYREQIKETEDKWQDDLSKWKNRRRSVNSDIVKKKEEREKIEESTTGSRRSKTFKEMQEERENKRNNSVGGRIGSLSYLDDEDVFDTPVASPRPRTLPARSYTIDTPYYSSESPEPPLREDQPPAAGRAAPPPAAVEALDSPAGSAATTATAPIAPSSPGLPRRSRPPAAPASSHRPVSERSGPVEAAAAVAAVSSSSALKRSPEPRLPLSGPQTEAVAPSSAPLYQQPAQPSSMDAKPPGVSRVPASLPRSYQRADSARLTSVVAPRPFGTQSSRLSSIPRAFTVDDPQKRVNGDAASKKTSVPSRYHQYMTSEDQSQSSSAHSTEGEEEEVEDEDKTESVPSTQSVSPVPAEAPDGPSPAKESSQEDFREKRISLNQKPNSSRDFGFQAAWDSTGARVSSIQPGSPAEMCQLQVGDEVLTVNGHQVAQMSYMDWKSCMEEALQEGSLIMDIRHYGRNSSPEPNPPIASLDFTSRASVEKLPPTEAPAQPAPDVASNGVNGGLREQAVTMRSKDSEPLSLKNLKRRSEFFEKGGSESAMPDIPVPAITSTSGRWTFDPEEERKRQEKWQKEQERLLQEKYKRDQEKLQEEWLKDQEEVARSLDQQQPESLEVSGRGVGPTSPLSPVGQPTTPTWEEQERKRKEEQERKRKEEQERKRKEEQERQRQAEERRKRDEEELQLRRLQEERERKDREEEERKRREAEEEELRWQKRREEERRRHEALEQQRRERERAVVEQQQQQQWTKSKSSPQLDAEENPQKKVAGSGLGERKGQLSASQAELERQQILNEMKKKTPLLRDKSWIRQCAPTTNESNVPPMRRGESLDNLDASYNSWRSSWTPRSNSHGQSHARPNSALSGSTSLYGWGASGAQRPGSSTLTSASSMGSLRAGAGTPTAPWSRQSASPSPEPEAGPHQQHNRSVSGRKICTFCDTPLGKGAAMIIESLGLCYHLGCFKCIDCKCDLGGSAAGAEVRIRNKQLYCNTCYMQFKAGQPTTM, from the exons GACAACCTCAACGTCTTCCTCAAAGCCTGCCGGAAGCTGGGACTAAAGGAGGCGCAGCTCTTCCACCCCGGAGATCTCCAGGACTTATCCACGAGGGTCACAGTCAA GCATCAAGAGACCGACAGGAGGCTGAAAAAT GTGCTGATCACCATTTACTGGCTTGGTAGAAGATCTCAGTGTGGCGGTTTCTATGACGGGTCCCAGCTGAATTTGAAGGCGTTCGAGGGCTTACTGGGCACTGCACTATACAAG GCTCTGCAGGAATCGTCCGGTCCAAAAAGCGTCAGCGTCAGAGACAGCGGTTTTGGAGACAGCTGGTGCGCAGAGCGAGAGGAGCCCTTCCagctgagagaggagggaggaggggcaggaggtCACTGGAGAGACGACTCCCGGGACAGCTTGGACTCCTTGGGCTCCGGAACCCAGAGCATCTCCTCTGACATCACTCTCAAAGGCAGCAGCGAGG GTTGTTTCAGCGACACCGAGGCCGACTCCTTCCTCGGCATGGCCGACAACAAGAGCGCTCTCAGCTACCGCCGGTCAGTAACCCTCACGCCAAAGGCCAGCTCCCAGTTTAACCAGTTCCTGCCCACCAAAGACAAAGCCTCGGCCTACGTGCCCGCTCCACTGAGGAAGAAACGGGCTGAGCGCAATGAGGACAACCGCCGCAGCTGGGCCAACCCCACCTACGCCGAGGACGGAGCCACGCTCACCAG ACAGCAGCAAGTGCAAGAGAGTTTCGACGG gAGTAAATCCACGAGCGACATCCAGGTGGAGTCCAGCATCGCCCGGCAGGCCCGCcacgaggagctgcagaagtACCGCGAGCAGATAAAGGAAACTGAGGATAAGTGGCAGGAT GACCTGAGCAAGTGGAAGAACCGGCGCAGGAGTGTCAACTCTGATAtagtgaagaagaaagaggagagggagaagatagAGGAGAGCACGACCGGCAGCAGAAGGTCCAAGACCTTCAAGGAGATGCAAGAAGAGAG ggaaaataaaagaaacaacagcgTTGGCGGTCGCATTGGATCTCTGTCTTACCTGGACGACGAGGACGTATTTGACACGCCGGTGGCTTCCCCTCGTCCCCGGACCCTCCCCGCCAGGAGCTACACCATTGACACTCCCTACTATTCTTCCGAGTCCCCCGAGCCTCCTCTGAGAGAGGACCAACCCCCAGCTGCTGGCAGGGCCGCTCCCCCTCCCGCCGCAGTCGAGGCTCTGGACAGTCCTGCCGGCAGCGCCGCCACTACCGCCACCGCCCCCATCGCCCCCAGCAGCCCCGGCCTCCCCCGCAGGTCCCGGCCTCCGGCGGCACCGGCGAGTTCTCATCGCCCAGTCTCAGAGCGCAGCGGCCCGgtcgaggcggcggcggcggtggccgCCGTCTCGTCTTCAAGCGCCCTGAAAAGGTCGCCCGAGCCGAGGCTCCCGCTGTCGGGCCCACAGACGGAGGCGGTGgccccctcctctgctcccctgtACCAGCAACCAGCACAGCCCAGCTCAATGGACGCCAAGCCTCCCGGGGTGTCTCGGgttcccgcctccctccccaggAGCTACCAGAGAGCAGATAGCGCTCGTCTGACCTCGGTTGTCGCGCCGCGGCCCTTCGGGACCCAGTCGTCACGCCTCAGCTCTATTCCCCGGGCCTTTACA GTGGATGACCCGCAAAAGCGCGTCAACGGCGACGCGGCTTCCAAGAAGACATCGGTGCCGAGCCGCTATCACCAGTACATGACCTCGGAGGATCAGTCTCAGTCCAGCTCGGCCCACAGCaccgagggagaggaagaggaggtggaggacgaggacaagACGGAGAGCGTCCCCTCCACTCAGAGCGTCTCCCCCGTGCCGGCCGAAGCCCCGGACGGTCCTTCTCCAGCCAAAGAGAGCAGCCAG GAGGACTTCCGCGAGAAGCGGATCAGCCTGAACCAGAAGCCCAACAGCAGCAGAGACTTTGGCTTCCAGGCGGCCTGGGACTCGACGGGAGCTCGCGTCTCGTCCATCCAGCCAG GAAGCCCGGCAGAAATGTGCCAGCTTCAGGTCGGGGACGAGGTGCTGACGGTGAACGGGCACCAGGTGGCACAAATGAGCTACATGGACTGGAAGTCCTGCATGGAGGAGGCCCTGCAGGAGGGCAGTCTGATTATGGATATACGCCATTACGGCAGGAACA GTTCCCCCGAGCCCAACCCCCCCATCGCCAGCCTGGATTTCACCTCACGCGCCTCCGTGGAGAAGCTGCCTCCCACAGAGGCCCCCGCCCAGCCAGCCCCC gacgTAGCTTCAAACGGCGTAAATGGAGGTTTGCGTGAGCAGGCGGTGACCATGAGGAGCAAAG ACTCAGAACCCTTATCTTTGAAAAACTTAAAACGGAGGTCAGAGTTTTTTGAAAAag GAGGATCCGAGTCTGCAATGCCAGAT ATTCCCGTCCCTGCGATCACGTCAACCTCCGGCCGCTGGACTTTCGACCCAGAAGAGGAGCGCAAAAGACAAGAGAAATggcagaaggagcaggagcgcCTTCTACAG GAGAAATATAAGCGCGACCAGGAGAAGTTACAGGAGGAGTGGCTGAAGGATCAGGAGGAGGTTGCCAGGAGTCTGGACCAACAACAG CCAGAGAGCTTGGAGGTGAGCGGGCGTGGCGTCGGCCCAacgtcccccctctctcccgtcGGCCAGCCCACCACTCCTAcgtgggaggagcaggagagaaagcggaaggaggagcaggagagaaagcggaaggaggagcaggagagaaagcggaaggaggagcaggagcgcCAAAggcaggcggaggagaggaggaagagggatgaggaggagctccagctgcggcggctgcaggaggagagggagaggaaggacagggaggaggaggagaggaagaggagggaggcggaggaggaggagctgaggtggcagaagaggagggaggaggagaggagacggcaTGAAGCTTTGGAGCAGCAGCGCAGGGAGCGTGAGAGAGCcgtggtggagcagcagcagcagcagcagtg GACAAAATCTAAATCCTCCCCCCAGCTTGATGCAGAGGAAAACCCTCAGAAAAAAG TGGCGGGCAGCGGGCTGGGAGAGAGGAAGGGTCAGCTGTCGGCCTCGCAGGCGGAGCTGGAGCGCCAGCAGATCCTGAacgagatgaagaagaagacccCGCTGCTGAGGGACAAAAGCTGGATCCGCCAGTGCGCCCCCACCACCAACGAGTCCAACGTGCCGCCCATGCGCAG AGGTGAGTCCCTCGACAACTTGGACGCCTCCTACAACTCGTGGCGCTCGTCCTGGACGCCCAGAAGCAACTCTCACGGCCAAAGCCACGCTCGGCCTAACTCGGCGCTCTCCGGCAGCACTTCCCTTTACGGCTGGGGGGCGTCGGGGGCCCAGCGGCCCGgctcctccaccctgacgtccGCCTCCTCCATGGGCTCCCTGCGCGCCGGGGCGGGAACCCCCACTGCCCCATGGTCCCGGCAGTCAGCGTCCCCCTCCCCAGAGCCGGAGGCAGGCCCCCACCAGCAACACAACAG GTCAGTGAGTGGCAGGAAAATCTGTACGTTCTGTGACACCCCGCTGGGAAAGGGAGCGGCCATGATCATCGAGTCCCTCGGGCTCTGTTATCATTTGGGCTGCTTTAAG TGCATCGACTGCAAGTGTGACCTCGGAGGGTCGGCAGCCGGCGCCGAGGTCAGAATACGAAACAAGCAGCTCTACTGTAACACCTGCTACATGCAATTCAAAG ctggccAGCCAACCACTATGTGA